A single genomic interval of Brevundimonas diminuta harbors:
- the ileS gene encoding isoleucine--tRNA ligase, translating to MADAPENTSESTARDYRDTVFLPETPFPMRGGLPQKEPVILEQWGDLYGTLRAERQKQNAPLYVLHDGPPYANGDIHIGHALNKTLKDFVVRSRFLLGYDVDYVPGWDCHGLPIEWKIEEQFRAKGRRKDEVSKDEFRRACREYAGKYIDLQKDQFHRLGIVGDFANRYATMDFTSEAAIVAEFHKIKNSGQLYRGSKPVMWSPVERTALADAEIEYHDHVSPTIWVKFPVTAMSDDHPDDLLAFRSSTPSIVIWTTTPWTIPANRAISYGPEIAYGLYEVTAMEEGLEFAPWAKPGDRLILADKLAEEVFKAAKIAAWTRVYDINPSGLETAHPLAALDSGYGFSVPLLAGDHVTDDAGTGFVHTAPGHGADDFEVWKAHGHHEVPDTVDPDGAYYPGVPLFAGLKVLETEGKKTGKFGPANGAVMEKLIEAGNLLARGRLEHSYPHSWRSKAPIIFRNTPQWFIRMDQPLKSGDTLRETALNAIDATAFHPVAGKNRIRSMVEGRPDWLVSRQRAWGTPLAMFIDKQTGQPLHDPEVDARIVAAVAEHGADIWFTAPDSDFLGAHDPARYEKVEDILDVWFDSGSTHAFTLDPRLPENGYTGDRPAHWPADLYLEGSDQHRGWFQSSLLEGCGTRGRAPFKAVLTHGFTLDEKGEKMSKSKGNTTDPLTIIKESGADILRLWVALVDYSDDQRIGKQILQTTVDAYRKLRNTVRYLLGALADFDEAERLPLDQMPPLEKFVLHRLHELDAQVRAAYGEYRFQDVVRPVLEFCAGDLSALYFDIRKDALYCDRPDSQRRRAARTVMDEVFMRLTAWLAPLTPFTMEEAWTTRFPDVGSNCARVMPDTPAEWSNPAEAERWAAINTVLEVVNESLEAARREKLIGGALDAWPTVTAPASAFAPFEGLDAAEIFRTSGVDLVEGETISVTVAVADYPKCARSWRRVPDVGSDPAYPDLSARDADAVRYWDQTHA from the coding sequence ATGGCCGACGCCCCCGAAAACACCTCCGAATCCACCGCCCGCGACTATCGCGACACCGTCTTCCTGCCCGAGACGCCCTTCCCCATGCGCGGCGGCCTGCCCCAGAAGGAGCCGGTCATTCTGGAACAGTGGGGCGACCTCTACGGGACCCTGCGCGCCGAGCGGCAGAAGCAGAACGCCCCCCTCTACGTCCTGCATGACGGCCCGCCCTACGCCAACGGCGACATCCATATCGGCCATGCGTTGAACAAGACGCTGAAGGACTTCGTGGTCCGCAGCCGGTTCCTCCTGGGTTACGACGTCGACTACGTCCCCGGCTGGGACTGCCACGGCCTGCCGATCGAGTGGAAGATCGAGGAGCAGTTCCGCGCCAAGGGCCGCCGCAAGGACGAGGTGTCCAAGGACGAGTTCCGCCGCGCCTGTCGCGAATACGCCGGCAAATACATCGACCTGCAAAAGGACCAGTTCCACCGGCTGGGCATCGTCGGCGACTTCGCCAACCGCTACGCCACCATGGACTTCACCTCCGAGGCGGCCATCGTCGCCGAGTTCCACAAGATTAAGAACTCGGGCCAGCTCTATCGCGGTTCCAAGCCCGTCATGTGGTCGCCGGTCGAGCGTACGGCGCTTGCCGACGCCGAGATCGAATACCACGACCACGTCAGCCCGACGATCTGGGTCAAGTTCCCGGTCACGGCCATGTCCGACGACCATCCCGACGACCTCCTGGCCTTCCGCTCCAGCACCCCGTCCATCGTCATCTGGACGACCACGCCCTGGACCATCCCGGCCAACCGCGCCATCAGCTACGGCCCCGAGATCGCCTATGGCCTGTATGAGGTCACGGCCATGGAGGAGGGCCTGGAGTTCGCGCCCTGGGCCAAGCCCGGCGACCGCCTGATCCTGGCCGACAAGCTGGCCGAGGAGGTGTTCAAGGCCGCCAAGATCGCCGCCTGGACCCGCGTCTACGACATCAATCCGTCGGGCCTTGAGACCGCCCACCCGCTGGCCGCGCTCGACAGCGGCTATGGCTTCTCGGTTCCGCTTCTGGCCGGCGACCACGTCACCGACGACGCCGGCACCGGCTTCGTTCACACCGCGCCCGGCCACGGCGCTGACGACTTCGAGGTCTGGAAGGCCCACGGTCATCACGAGGTGCCCGATACCGTCGATCCCGACGGCGCCTACTACCCCGGCGTCCCCCTGTTCGCGGGCCTGAAGGTGCTGGAGACCGAAGGCAAGAAGACCGGCAAGTTCGGTCCCGCCAATGGCGCGGTGATGGAAAAGCTGATCGAGGCCGGCAATCTGCTGGCGCGCGGGCGGCTGGAGCATTCCTATCCGCACAGCTGGCGCTCGAAGGCCCCGATCATCTTCCGCAACACCCCTCAGTGGTTCATCCGCATGGATCAGCCCCTGAAGAGCGGCGACACCCTGCGCGAGACGGCGCTGAACGCCATCGACGCCACCGCCTTCCACCCGGTCGCCGGCAAGAACCGCATCCGCTCGATGGTCGAGGGTCGTCCCGACTGGCTGGTCAGCCGCCAGCGCGCCTGGGGCACGCCTCTGGCCATGTTCATCGACAAACAGACGGGCCAGCCCCTGCATGACCCCGAGGTCGACGCCCGCATCGTCGCGGCCGTCGCCGAACACGGGGCCGACATCTGGTTCACCGCGCCCGACAGCGACTTCCTGGGCGCCCACGACCCGGCCCGCTATGAAAAGGTCGAGGACATTCTGGACGTCTGGTTCGACTCCGGTTCGACCCACGCCTTCACGCTGGACCCGCGCCTGCCGGAAAACGGCTACACCGGCGACCGTCCCGCCCACTGGCCTGCCGACCTCTATCTGGAAGGCTCCGACCAGCACCGCGGCTGGTTCCAGTCGTCCCTGCTGGAAGGCTGCGGCACGCGCGGCCGCGCCCCGTTCAAGGCGGTCCTGACCCACGGCTTCACCCTCGACGAGAAGGGGGAGAAGATGTCCAAGTCCAAGGGCAACACCACCGACCCCCTGACCATCATCAAGGAGTCGGGCGCCGACATCCTGCGTCTGTGGGTGGCCCTGGTCGACTATTCGGACGACCAGCGGATCGGCAAACAGATCCTGCAGACCACGGTCGACGCCTATCGCAAGCTCAGGAACACCGTCCGCTATCTGCTGGGCGCCCTGGCCGATTTCGACGAGGCCGAACGCCTGCCGCTAGACCAGATGCCGCCGCTTGAGAAGTTCGTCCTGCACCGCCTGCACGAGCTCGACGCTCAGGTCCGTGCGGCCTACGGCGAATACCGCTTCCAAGACGTCGTCCGTCCGGTGCTGGAGTTCTGCGCCGGCGACCTGTCGGCCCTGTATTTCGACATCCGCAAGGACGCCCTGTACTGCGACCGCCCCGACAGCCAGCGTCGCCGCGCCGCCCGCACGGTGATGGACGAAGTGTTCATGCGCCTCACCGCCTGGCTGGCCCCGCTGACGCCCTTCACCATGGAAGAGGCCTGGACCACGCGCTTCCCCGACGTCGGCTCCAACTGCGCGCGGGTGATGCCCGACACCCCGGCCGAATGGAGCAACCCGGCCGAAGCCGAGCGTTGGGCGGCGATCAATACAGTCCTCGAAGTGGTCAATGAATCGCTCGAAGCCGCCCGCCGCGAGAAGCTGATCGGCGGCGCCCTGGACGCGTGGCCGACCGTCACCGCCCCGGCCTCAGCCTTCGCCCCGTTCGAGGGCCTCGACGCGGCCGAAATCTTCCGCACCTCGGGCGTCGATCTTGTCGAAGGCGAGACCATCTCGGTCACGGTCGCTGTCGCCGATTACCCCAAATGCGCCCGCTCATGGCGCCGCGTCCCCGACGTCGGCTCCGACCCCGCCTACCCCGACCTCTCGGCCCGCGACGCCGATGCGGTTCGGTACTGGGACCAGACGCACGCCTGA
- a CDS encoding cation:proton antiporter produces MPHADSLILTLVGGFVLAFVFGMLAHRLKLSPLVGYLVAGVVVGPYTGGFVADTELAPQLAEIGVILLMFGVGLHFSPKDLMQVRKVAIPGALVQIGVATVLGWGLGRFVLGLGDVEALLMGFALSVASTVVLLRALEERKQVKGEIGRIAVGWLIVEDLVIVIALVMLPMILVPAGTQTDFAALGTDVGLTLLKVVLFVVGMLVVGGKVIPWLLIRIAHTKSRELFTLGVLAIALGIAWLAYFLFHSFALGAFLAGLVMNASPLGHNAAERSLPLRDAFAVLFFVSVGMLFDPMIVVRQPWAVLGVLGIVIVGKSVAALVITKTFKLDRPTGFTVAASLAQIGEFSFILAALGVSLGAMSRETHDLILAAALLSISLNPFVFLFTDRMGGKPKPPTAGAIRPAAADGPITDAVAAP; encoded by the coding sequence ATGCCGCATGCCGACAGCCTGATTCTCACCCTGGTCGGGGGCTTCGTCCTCGCCTTCGTGTTCGGCATGCTGGCGCATCGGCTGAAACTGTCGCCCCTGGTGGGCTATCTGGTCGCGGGGGTCGTCGTCGGGCCCTATACGGGCGGCTTCGTCGCCGACACCGAACTGGCGCCGCAGTTAGCCGAGATCGGCGTCATCCTGCTGATGTTCGGCGTCGGCCTGCACTTCTCGCCCAAGGATCTGATGCAGGTCCGAAAGGTCGCCATCCCCGGCGCCTTGGTTCAGATCGGCGTCGCCACCGTGCTGGGGTGGGGGCTCGGCCGGTTTGTGCTGGGCCTGGGCGATGTCGAGGCTCTGCTGATGGGTTTCGCCCTGTCCGTCGCCTCGACCGTGGTTCTGCTGCGCGCTTTGGAAGAGCGCAAACAGGTCAAGGGCGAGATCGGCCGCATCGCCGTGGGCTGGCTGATCGTCGAGGATCTGGTCATCGTCATCGCCCTGGTCATGCTGCCCATGATCTTGGTCCCGGCCGGAACCCAGACGGATTTCGCTGCGCTAGGGACCGACGTCGGCCTAACCCTGCTCAAGGTCGTGCTGTTCGTCGTCGGCATGCTGGTCGTCGGCGGCAAGGTCATTCCCTGGCTGCTGATCCGCATCGCCCACACCAAGTCGCGCGAGCTGTTCACCCTGGGCGTTCTGGCCATCGCCCTGGGCATCGCCTGGCTGGCCTATTTCCTGTTCCATTCCTTCGCGCTGGGCGCCTTCCTGGCTGGTCTGGTGATGAACGCCTCGCCCCTGGGTCACAATGCGGCCGAGCGGTCACTGCCGCTGCGCGACGCCTTCGCCGTATTGTTCTTCGTCTCGGTCGGCATGCTGTTCGACCCGATGATCGTGGTGCGCCAACCGTGGGCGGTCCTGGGCGTGCTGGGCATCGTCATTGTCGGCAAGTCGGTTGCGGCCCTGGTCATCACCAAGACCTTCAAGCTGGATCGCCCAACTGGCTTCACCGTCGCGGCGTCCCTGGCCCAGATCGGCGAGTTCTCCTTCATCCTGGCGGCGCTCGGCGTATCCCTGGGCGCCATGAGCCGCGAGACCCACGACCTGATCCTGGCCGCCGCCCTGCTGTCGATCTCGCTGAACCCCTTCGTCTTTCTGTTCACCGACCGGATGGGCGGAAAGCCGAAGCCGCCCACCGCCGGCGCGATCCGACCCGCAGCCGCGGACGGCCCGATCACGGATGCGGTCGCGGCGCCCTGA
- a CDS encoding DUF2093 domain-containing protein, giving the protein MDKIAADQAVLHYGDGEFAVLKPGRFVRCAVTDKPIPLEVLRYWSPSRQQPYFGPAEFIAAQQGDQ; this is encoded by the coding sequence ATGGACAAAATCGCCGCAGATCAGGCCGTTCTTCACTATGGCGACGGCGAGTTCGCCGTCCTGAAGCCCGGCCGCTTCGTGCGCTGCGCCGTGACGGACAAACCGATCCCGCTGGAAGTCCTCCGCTACTGGAGCCCCAGCCGTCAGCAGCCCTATTTCGGCCCTGCCGAATTCATCGCGGCCCAGCAAGGCGATCAATGA
- a CDS encoding M23 family metallopeptidase, which yields MIPSRRALLTGAGASLIAAPLMAEDRGTLPLALNGAWRQGGYAFGSTAPRALIFVDGEALTTASAAGLFVIGFDRDAGPTTQVEARSGERTARRMLDIAPYAFPSTSVNGLPPSTVEPSDPALLARIQQEIALKTEGFASRIDSDDFKDGFVWPLESYRVSSAWGAQRVLNGTPARPHYGIDLAAPQGSVIRAPADGRIAFVRPDMHFEGGLTLIDHGQGLISCYLHQSRLDVALGQRVRRGDALGRVGMTGRATGPHLCWRMKWRDRNLDPSLMIGARVPESLA from the coding sequence ATGATCCCGTCGCGCCGCGCCCTGCTGACCGGCGCGGGCGCCAGCCTGATCGCCGCGCCGCTGATGGCTGAGGATCGCGGCACCCTGCCGCTGGCCTTGAACGGTGCTTGGCGTCAGGGCGGCTACGCCTTCGGTAGTACTGCGCCGCGCGCCTTGATCTTCGTCGATGGCGAGGCTCTGACCACCGCCTCGGCCGCCGGGCTCTTCGTGATCGGCTTTGATCGCGACGCCGGTCCAACCACCCAGGTCGAGGCCCGGTCCGGCGAACGAACCGCCCGACGTATGCTCGACATCGCTCCCTACGCCTTCCCCTCAACCAGTGTGAACGGCCTGCCGCCCTCGACCGTCGAGCCCAGCGATCCCGCCCTCCTGGCCCGCATCCAGCAGGAGATCGCGCTGAAGACGGAGGGCTTCGCCAGCCGCATCGACTCCGACGACTTCAAGGACGGCTTCGTCTGGCCGCTGGAGAGCTACCGCGTCTCCAGCGCCTGGGGCGCTCAGCGCGTCCTGAACGGCACGCCCGCCCGGCCACACTACGGCATCGACCTGGCCGCCCCCCAGGGCAGCGTGATCCGCGCACCCGCCGACGGCCGCATCGCCTTCGTTCGCCCCGACATGCATTTCGAGGGCGGCCTGACCCTGATCGACCACGGCCAGGGCCTGATCAGCTGCTATCTGCACCAGTCGCGGCTGGACGTGGCGCTGGGCCAGCGCGTCCGGCGCGGCGATGCGCTGGGCCGCGTCGGCATGACCGGCCGCGCCACCGGCCCCCACCTGTGCTGGCGCATGAAATGGCGCGATCGCAACCTGGATCCGTCACTCATGATCGGGGCGCGTGTTCCAGAAAGTCTAGCCTGA
- a CDS encoding response regulator gives MFSLKSLNVLLVDDNQNMRAIASAVLHSADIRNVYEASEGATAFDLLRRHAIDLAIVDFNMFPLDGVEFTRLVRTSPDSPNPFLPIIMMTGHSERSRVYEARDAGVTEFIVKPITAKAVLDRLNAVIMKPRPFIKADGYIGPCRRRRDTPDYAGPYRRGSDASRSNAA, from the coding sequence ATGTTTTCTCTGAAATCGCTGAACGTCCTGCTTGTGGACGACAATCAGAATATGCGCGCCATCGCGTCAGCCGTGCTGCATTCGGCCGACATCCGCAACGTCTATGAGGCGTCCGAAGGCGCGACGGCTTTCGATCTGCTGCGTCGCCACGCGATCGATCTGGCCATCGTCGATTTCAACATGTTCCCGCTGGACGGGGTCGAGTTCACCCGCCTCGTCCGCACCAGCCCCGACAGCCCCAATCCGTTTCTGCCGATCATCATGATGACCGGCCATTCCGAACGAAGCCGCGTCTACGAGGCCCGCGACGCCGGGGTGACCGAGTTCATCGTCAAGCCGATCACCGCCAAGGCCGTGCTGGATCGGTTGAACGCCGTCATCATGAAGCCGCGCCCCTTCATCAAGGCCGACGGCTATATCGGCCCCTGCCGTCGACGCCGCGATACGCCCGACTACGCCGGGCCCTACCGTCGAGGATCGGACGCCTCGCGGTCCAACGCCGCATAG
- a CDS encoding lysophospholipid acyltransferase family protein: MKQDLIWRLEAFGFQALFGFLRLLGVERASGLGGWLLRTLGPLTGTQKTVMRNLRIAFPDMPSDEREALALAQWDQTGRTFAELAVMDHLTPEGGRVEVVGMERLHALRDSGKPAVLISGHLANFEVMAAVIMASGVPCQVTYRAANNPYVDTLIRQSRERYGIRLFAPKGDGTRELMAGMKRGDSIALLVDQKYNQGPEVEFFGQPVNASPGAARLALKFDTVMLPLSVVRLPGVRFRVTAHEPIVVNQSEDKAADTLAGIQAANRFVEDRVREHPVDWFWVHKRWPDKVYAALDREASDPRR; encoded by the coding sequence GTGAAGCAGGATCTGATCTGGCGCCTGGAGGCCTTCGGCTTTCAGGCGCTGTTCGGCTTTCTGCGCCTGTTGGGCGTCGAGCGGGCTTCGGGGTTGGGCGGCTGGCTGCTGCGCACCCTGGGGCCGCTGACCGGCACGCAGAAGACGGTGATGCGAAACCTCCGCATCGCCTTTCCCGACATGCCGAGCGATGAGCGCGAGGCCCTGGCCCTGGCGCAGTGGGACCAGACGGGCCGGACCTTCGCTGAGCTGGCGGTCATGGACCATCTGACGCCTGAAGGCGGGCGGGTCGAGGTGGTCGGGATGGAGCGGCTGCACGCCCTGCGCGACAGCGGCAAACCAGCGGTGCTGATCTCGGGCCACCTGGCCAACTTCGAGGTGATGGCGGCGGTGATCATGGCCTCGGGCGTGCCGTGTCAGGTGACCTATCGCGCCGCCAATAATCCGTACGTCGACACCCTGATCCGCCAGAGCCGGGAGCGATACGGCATCCGCCTGTTCGCGCCCAAGGGCGACGGGACGCGCGAGCTGATGGCGGGGATGAAGCGCGGCGACTCCATCGCCTTGCTGGTCGATCAGAAATACAATCAGGGGCCGGAGGTGGAGTTCTTCGGCCAGCCGGTGAACGCATCGCCTGGAGCGGCGAGGCTGGCGTTGAAGTTCGACACGGTCATGCTGCCGCTGTCGGTGGTGCGCCTGCCTGGCGTGCGATTCCGGGTCACGGCGCACGAGCCGATCGTGGTCAATCAAAGCGAGGACAAGGCGGCCGATACTCTGGCGGGCATCCAGGCCGCCAATCGCTTCGTCGAGGACCGGGTCAGAGAGCATCCCGTGGACTGGTTCTGGGTCCACAAGCGTTGGCCGGACAAGGTCTATGCGGCGTTGGACCGCGAGGCGTCCGATCCTCGACGGTAG
- a CDS encoding SDR family NAD(P)-dependent oxidoreductase translates to MELFDLTGKVAIITGSSRGIGKAIAERLAEHGAKVVISSRKAGPCDEVAAEINGKHGEGRAIAVPANIASKEDLQRLVDETNAAFGQIDILVCNAATNPYAGPMAGIADDQFEKILQNNVISNHWLIQMVAPQMVERKDGSILVISSIGGLRGNALIGAYNISKAADMQLVRNLAVEWGPSNVRVNCIAPGLVQTDFAKYLWENPELLKQVTEPAPLKRIGQPDEIAGTAVYLCSPASAYVTGQTLVVDGGLTIAW, encoded by the coding sequence ATGGAACTGTTCGATCTGACCGGCAAGGTCGCAATCATCACCGGCTCATCGCGGGGAATCGGCAAGGCCATCGCCGAGCGGCTGGCCGAACATGGCGCCAAGGTCGTCATCTCGTCGCGCAAGGCCGGGCCGTGCGACGAGGTCGCCGCCGAGATCAATGGCAAGCACGGCGAGGGTCGGGCCATCGCTGTTCCCGCCAACATCGCCTCGAAGGAGGATTTGCAGCGGCTGGTCGATGAGACCAACGCCGCCTTCGGCCAGATCGATATCCTGGTCTGCAACGCCGCGACCAATCCCTATGCCGGGCCGATGGCGGGCATCGCCGACGACCAGTTCGAAAAGATCCTGCAGAATAACGTCATCTCGAACCACTGGCTGATCCAGATGGTCGCGCCACAGATGGTGGAGCGCAAGGACGGGTCGATCCTGGTGATCTCGTCCATCGGGGGCCTGCGCGGCAATGCGTTGATCGGCGCCTACAATATTTCGAAGGCCGCCGACATGCAGCTGGTGCGCAATCTGGCGGTGGAGTGGGGGCCGTCTAACGTGCGGGTCAACTGCATCGCGCCTGGGCTGGTTCAGACCGACTTCGCCAAGTACCTGTGGGAGAACCCGGAGCTTCTGAAACAGGTCACCGAGCCGGCGCCCCTGAAAAGGATCGGCCAGCCCGATGAAATCGCGGGCACGGCGGTCTATCTGTGCAGCCCTGCGTCGGCCTATGTGACCGGCCAGACCCTTGTGGTGGACGGTGGATTGACGATTGCCTGGTGA
- a CDS encoding EAL domain-containing protein — protein MRNVTTGFLYFAYLFLGMTVGAFLWRAGLGIGAGVAGTLGALGLLGAFHGIVTGIAERRVLKKEIGQVREAHRLLADAMESTQGALTELAHAIETGVLSDTDALTGEVRMLESLVQQMSESIDERLAAAPHIGVETFEGRRMAQSNVLLRTIHEALSEGRVDLYLQPVVSLPQRRTIFYESFTRLRDATDRVMMPAEYLSLAEGEGLVPAIDNLLLFRCAQIVRRLARQDRKVGVFCNVALTSLGDETFFPQFLDFLSENRDLNQALIFELGQATFDARGAIEARNMAKLADLGFRFSLDKVQTLDLDFADLQRSDVKFIKVAADLMIEQLLDLDGGAPLRSMPDIQAADFAALTRRYGVEVIAEKVENERQVVDILELDVGMGQGHLFGEPRAIKEQVLAETDPPAEFLRSTLRSAEQRRRY, from the coding sequence ATGCGCAACGTAACAACGGGCTTTCTCTACTTCGCCTATCTGTTCCTCGGCATGACCGTGGGCGCCTTCCTGTGGCGCGCGGGCTTGGGGATCGGCGCAGGCGTGGCCGGAACGCTCGGTGCACTGGGTCTGCTGGGCGCCTTCCACGGCATCGTCACCGGCATCGCCGAGCGCCGCGTCCTGAAAAAGGAAATCGGCCAGGTCCGCGAGGCCCACCGTCTGCTCGCCGATGCGATGGAATCGACCCAGGGCGCCCTGACCGAACTGGCGCACGCCATCGAGACCGGCGTCCTGTCCGACACCGACGCCCTGACCGGCGAGGTCCGGATGCTGGAATCGCTGGTCCAGCAGATGAGCGAAAGCATCGACGAGCGCTTGGCCGCCGCGCCGCATATCGGCGTCGAGACCTTCGAGGGCCGTCGCATGGCACAGTCCAACGTACTGCTGCGCACCATCCACGAAGCGCTCAGCGAAGGGCGCGTCGATCTGTATCTGCAGCCGGTTGTCTCCCTGCCCCAGCGCCGGACGATCTTCTACGAGAGCTTCACTCGGCTGCGCGACGCCACCGACCGCGTCATGATGCCGGCCGAATATCTGTCCCTGGCCGAGGGCGAGGGCCTGGTGCCGGCGATCGACAATCTGCTGCTATTCCGCTGCGCCCAGATCGTGCGGCGGCTGGCGCGTCAGGATCGCAAGGTCGGCGTCTTCTGCAACGTGGCCCTGACCTCGCTGGGCGACGAGACCTTCTTCCCGCAGTTCTTGGACTTCCTCAGCGAGAACCGCGACCTGAACCAGGCACTGATCTTCGAACTGGGTCAGGCCACCTTCGACGCCCGCGGCGCCATCGAGGCGCGCAACATGGCCAAGCTGGCCGACCTGGGCTTCCGCTTCTCGCTGGATAAGGTCCAGACGCTGGACCTCGACTTCGCCGACCTGCAGCGCTCGGACGTCAAGTTCATCAAGGTCGCGGCCGACCTGATGATCGAGCAACTGCTGGACCTGGACGGCGGCGCGCCCTTGCGCTCCATGCCCGACATCCAGGCCGCCGACTTCGCCGCCCTGACCCGCCGCTACGGCGTCGAGGTCATCGCCGAAAAGGTCGAGAACGAACGCCAGGTCGTCGACATCCTCGAACTGGACGTGGGCATGGGCCAGGGCCACCTGTTCGGCGAACCCCGCGCCATCAAGGAACAGGTGCTGGCCGAAACCGACCCCCCGGCCGAGTTCCTGCGCTCCACCCTGCGCAGCGCCGAGCAGCGCAGGCGTTACTAG
- a CDS encoding TIGR01459 family HAD-type hydrolase, with protein MTLPHALPHLGAVAGDYDILLCDVWGVIHNGRESWAAPCEALTRFNREGGHVVLISNSPRPASDVIAQLDGLGVPREAWKAFVTSGDATRAELAKRAPGPAWIVGPERDAPLYAGLGLERAASPDDAAFISVTGPVDDTVETPEDYRERFAVGAARDIELICANPDRVVQRGDQLIYCGGALADLYESQGGRVVMAGKPFAPIYDLAIKEAEGLLARPVDRSRVLCIGDGVVTDVMGANAQGLDCLFIAQGIHGDQAKGEDGGLDPARAAALLKAETTYARYAALELNW; from the coding sequence ATGACCCTCCCCCACGCCCTGCCCCACCTCGGCGCCGTCGCTGGCGACTATGACATCCTGCTCTGCGACGTGTGGGGCGTGATCCATAATGGCCGCGAGAGCTGGGCCGCGCCGTGCGAGGCGCTTACGCGGTTCAACCGCGAGGGCGGCCACGTCGTGCTGATCTCCAACTCGCCCCGCCCGGCCTCGGACGTGATCGCTCAGCTGGACGGGCTGGGCGTGCCGCGCGAGGCATGGAAGGCCTTCGTCACCTCCGGCGACGCTACCCGCGCCGAACTGGCCAAGCGCGCGCCCGGTCCAGCCTGGATCGTCGGCCCCGAACGGGACGCGCCGCTGTACGCCGGCCTTGGCCTCGAGCGCGCCGCGTCGCCTGATGACGCCGCCTTCATCTCCGTCACCGGCCCGGTCGACGACACCGTCGAAACGCCCGAAGACTACCGTGAGCGGTTCGCCGTCGGCGCCGCACGTGACATCGAACTGATCTGCGCCAATCCCGACCGGGTCGTCCAACGCGGCGACCAGCTGATCTACTGCGGCGGAGCGCTGGCCGACCTCTATGAATCGCAGGGCGGCCGGGTCGTCATGGCGGGCAAGCCCTTCGCCCCGATCTACGACCTGGCGATCAAGGAGGCGGAAGGCCTGCTGGCCCGCCCCGTCGATCGCTCGCGCGTCCTGTGCATCGGCGACGGCGTCGTCACCGACGTGATGGGCGCAAACGCGCAAGGGCTGGACTGCCTGTTCATCGCCCAGGGCATCCACGGCGACCAGGCCAAGGGCGAAGACGGCGGGCTCGATCCCGCCCGCGCCGCCGCTTTGCTGAAGGCGGAAACGACCTATGCGCGATACGCCGCGCTCGAACTGAACTGGTAA
- a CDS encoding MaoC family dehydratase, whose product MVELVQQHPSGGYILDELHVGMAAEKIVVATEDRIRLFAEASDDFNPVHLDEAFASKTAYRGRIAHGLLSASFGSAVVGTILPGAGSIYISQTLAFHQPVRIDDVVRILITVIEVEPESARVKLSCEGFVGETMIMDGVAVVRVPRRRKPSQR is encoded by the coding sequence ATGGTCGAATTGGTTCAGCAGCATCCGTCCGGTGGTTACATCCTGGACGAACTTCACGTCGGCATGGCGGCCGAGAAAATCGTCGTCGCGACGGAGGACCGCATTCGGCTGTTCGCCGAGGCGTCCGACGACTTCAACCCGGTGCATCTGGACGAGGCCTTCGCCTCCAAGACCGCCTATCGCGGCCGGATCGCTCACGGCCTGCTCAGCGCCTCGTTCGGCTCGGCCGTAGTCGGCACCATCCTGCCGGGCGCCGGCTCGATCTACATTTCCCAGACCCTGGCCTTCCATCAGCCGGTGCGGATCGACGACGTCGTGCGCATCCTGATCACGGTGATCGAGGTCGAGCCCGAGAGCGCGCGGGTCAAGCTCAGCTGCGAAGGCTTCGTCGGCGAGACCATGATCATGGACGGCGTCGCCGTCGTCCGCGTGCCGCGCCGGCGCAAACCGTCCCAGCGTTGA